One genomic window of Glycine soja cultivar W05 chromosome 9, ASM419377v2, whole genome shotgun sequence includes the following:
- the LOC114425762 gene encoding mannan endo-1,4-beta-mannosidase 6-like, whose amino-acid sequence MTRQPSSMESFGVCIISLILLLMLTKNLSSNALGDSIKDEEGLKEDQNEMENSLSNNDEMRGMKDDDWQMVQKKGNQFVVNDKPFYVNGFNTYWLMVFAADESTRGKVTEVFKQASSVGMTVCRTWAFNDGQWRALQKSPSVYDEEVFKALDFVVSEAKKYKIRLILSLANNWEAYGGKAQYVKWGNAAGLNLTSDDDFFSHPTLRSYYKAHVKTVLNRVNTFTNITYKEDPTIFAWELMNEPRCTSDPTGDKLQDWIQEMAFHVKKIDPKHLVEVGVEGFYGPSTPQRTQLNPNTYATQVGTDFIRNHLVLGVDFASVHMYPDSWISQQIADTHIPFVKSWMEAHIEDAERYLGMPVVFAEFGVSSKDPGYNSSYRDTVISTVYSTILNSTKKGGSGAGSLLWQFFPDGTDNMDDGYAIVLSKSPSTSSIIQLQSTRLALFNSLCNTKCNWGCKKKKLLEEILYHDEL is encoded by the exons ATGACTAGGCAACCAAGCTCAATGGAGAGCTTTGGTGTGTGCATTATttctttgattcttcttttgatgcTTACTAAAAATTTAAGTTCCAATGCACTTGGTGACAGTATAAAGGATGAGGAAGGACTCAAAGAAGAccaaaatgaaatggaaaattcTCTCTCAAATAATGA TGAAATGAGGGGCATGAAAGATGATGATTGGCAGATGGtgcaaaagaaaggaaaccaatTTGTGGTGAATGACAAACCTTTCTATGTCAATGGATTCAACACGTATTGGCTGATGGTATTTGCTGCAGATGAGTCCACCAGAGGAAAGGTCACTGAGGTGTTCAAACAAGCATCCTCAGTTGGTATGACAGTTTGTAGGACTTGGGCATTCAATGATGGCCAGTGGAGGGCCCTACAGAAATCCCCATCAGTTTATGATGAAGAAGTCTTCAAG GCTTTGGATTTTGTGGTAAGTGAAGCAAAGAAATACAAAATCAGGCTTATATTATCATTGGCCAACAACTGGGAGGCATATGGAGGCAAAGCACAATATGTGAAATGGGGCAATGCTGCTGGCCTTAACTTGACCTCTGATGATGACTTCTTCTCACATCCAACTCTTAGAAGCTACTACAAGGCCCATGTTAAG ACTGTGCTCAATAGAGTTAACACATTCACAAACATCACTTATAAGGAAGATCCAACAATTTTCGCTTGGGAATTGATGAATGAGCCTCGTTGCACCTCAGATCCAACTGGTGACAAGTTACAG GATTGGATACAAGAAATGGCTTTCCATGTGAAGAAAATTGATCCAAAACACCTAGTGGAGGTCGGAGTAGAAGGATTTTATGGGCCATCAACACCTCAGAGAACTCAGCTCAATCCCAATACATATGCTACACAGGTTGGAACTGATTTTATCCGGAACCACCTGGTTCTTGGTGTGGACTTCGCTTCTGTTCACATGTATCCTGACTCTTG GATTTCACAACAAATTGCTGATACACATATCCCATTTGTAAAATCATGGATGGAAGCCCATATAGAGGATGCTGAAAGGTATCTTGGAATGCCAGTTGTTTTTGCGGAGTTTGGTGTATCTTCCAAAGACCCTGGCTATAATTCATCATATAGAGACACGGTTATAAGCACTGTGTACAGTACCATCCTAAACTCCACAAAGAAAGGAGGGAGTGGGGCTGGAAGCCTTTTGTGGCAATTTTTTCCTGATGGAACCGATAACATGGATGATGGGTATGCAATTGTTCTCTCAAAATCTCCTTCTACCTCAAGCATTATACAACTTCAATCCACTAGGCTTGCACTGTTTAATTCCTTGTGCAACACCAAATGCAATTGGGGttgtaagaagaaaaaattgttgGAGGAAATACTCTATCATGACGAACTGTAA
- the LOC114425309 gene encoding serine/threonine-protein kinase AtPK2/AtPK19-like: MVSSQFSGLTMAGYKPSQTQLLFPANLPDTVNTEHIELDFSDVFGPVTVDLNNIDSTTGEPLEEVNELVYDDPPVIYTRSHSLVGPSTCVSQSLKLGKLTIHETEDSLELVDHVNGETIKDIKDSSFVDKSLKDEDGNLKKIQRVSIEDFEILKVVGQGAFAKVYQVRKKGTSEIYAMKVMRKDKIMEKNHAEYMKAERDIWTKIEHPFVVQLRYSFQTKYRLYLVLDFVNGGHLFFQLYHQGLFREDLARIYTAEIVCAVSHLHSNGIMHRDLKPENILLDADGHVMLTDFGLAKQFEESTRSNSMCGTLEYMAPEIILGKGHDKAADWWSVGILLFEMLTGKPPFCGGNRDKIQQKIVKDKIKLPAFLSSEAHSLLKGLLQKEPGRRLGCGPRGVEEIKSHKWFKPINWRKLEAREIQPSFRPEVAGVQCVANFEKRWTDMPVVDSPAASPNGGNPFKDFSYVRPAASFLQRNSPAY; encoded by the exons ATGGTGTCCTCTCAGTTTTCTGGTTTGACTATGGCTGGCTACAAACCTTCACAGACTCAGTTACTCTTTCCTGCAAACCTTCCTGATACTGTGAACACGGAGCATATTGAGCTGGATTTCTCTGATGTCTTTGGTCCTGTTACGGTAGATTTGAATAACATTGATTCCACTACTGGTGAGCCCCTAGAAGAAGTGAACGAGCTTGTTTATGATGACCCGCCAGTGATTTACACCCGCTCACATTCTTTGGTTGGCCCTTCTACTTGTGTTAGTCAATCACTTAAGCTTGGCAAGCTCACTATTCATGAGACCGAGGATTCATTGGAACTAGTGGATCATGTCAATGGAGAGACCATTAAAGACATCAAAGATTCTTCATTTGTCGACAAATCATTGAAAGATGAAGATGGGAATCTCAAGAAGATCCAGAGAGTTAGCATTGAAGATTTTGAGATTTTGAAGGTTGTGGGGCAGGGTGCATTTGCAAAAGTGTATCAGGTGAGGAAAAAGGGTACTTCAGAAATATATGCTATGAAGGTTATGCGGAAGGACAAGATTATGGAGAAGAACCATGCTGAGTACATGAAAGCTGAGAGGGATATTTGGACAAAGATAGAACACCCATTTGTTGTACAACTTAGATACTCTTTTCAG ACAAAATACAGACTGTATCTTGTGCTGGATTTTGTAAATGGGGGCCATCTGTTCTTCCAGCTGTATCACCAAGGCCTTTTCAG AGAGGATCTAGCACGCATATACACTGCTGAGATTGTTTGTGCAGTTTCCCATCTCCATTCAAATGGAATAATGCACAGGGATCTAAAACCTGAAAATATCCTACTAGACGCTGATGGCCAT GTTATGTTGACTGATTTTGGCTTAGCTAAACAATTTGAAGAGAGTACTAGATCAAATTCGATGTGTGGTACATTAGAGTACATGGCACCTGAAATTATTCTTGGCAAAGGCCATGATAAGGCTGCTGATTGGTGGAGCGTAGGTATTCTACTGTTTGAGATGCTTACTGGAAAG CCGCCTTTCTGTGGCGGAAACCGTGACAAAATTCAGCAGAAGATAGTTAAAGACAAGATTAAGCTGCCAGCATTTTTGTCAAGTGAAGCACATTCACTGTTGAAAGGG CTGCTACAGAAGGAACCAGGTAGGCGCTTAGGTTGTGGACCCCGGGGTGTTGAGGAAATTAAAAGCCACAAGTGGTTTAAACCAATCAATTGGAGAAAGTTGGAAGCACGAGAAATCCAACCAAGCTTTAGGCCAGAAGTAGCTGGTGTGCAGTGTGTTGCCAACTTTGAGAAGCGCTGGACTGATATGCCTGTTGTTGACTCACCTGCTGCCAGCCCAAATGGCGGAAACCCCTTTAAGGATTTCTCTTATGTGAGGCCTGCAGCCTCTTTTCTTCAAAGGAATAGCCCTGCTTACTAA